The following proteins are co-located in the uncultured Tolumonas sp. genome:
- a CDS encoding MoxR family ATPase, producing the protein MAAIANVKQFLNEQIIGQQHLIDGLLMALLADGHILVEGPPGLAKTRSIKMLASCVESHFHRIQFTPDLLPADLTGTEIYRPQNGTFVFQPGPLFNEIVLADEINRAAAKVQSALLEAMEERQVTIGRKSYHLPPLFLVMATQNPLEQEGTYPLPEAQLDRFMLHLELDYPSAIDELSILRLNHAESRVESNPTPPQLTQLQIFAARQYALQVIAAAPIENYIVNLATATRHPQAYDPDLARWLAYGVSPRSSIALLRCARVRAWLAGRNYVTPEDIQYCIYPVMRHRLMLTVEAEADGITTKDVISLLLQKVVVA; encoded by the coding sequence TTGGCTGCTATTGCCAACGTGAAACAATTTCTGAATGAACAAATTATCGGGCAACAACACCTGATCGACGGTTTGCTGATGGCACTATTGGCTGATGGTCATATTCTTGTTGAAGGCCCGCCAGGCTTAGCTAAAACTCGCTCAATAAAAATGCTGGCCAGTTGTGTCGAAAGCCACTTTCACCGCATCCAGTTTACCCCCGACCTTTTGCCTGCAGATCTGACAGGCACAGAGATCTACCGTCCACAAAATGGGACGTTTGTTTTCCAGCCAGGTCCATTGTTTAATGAAATAGTCTTAGCTGACGAAATTAACCGCGCAGCGGCTAAAGTTCAAAGTGCTTTGCTGGAAGCAATGGAAGAACGACAAGTCACCATCGGGCGCAAAAGTTATCATCTGCCCCCGCTGTTTCTGGTCATGGCGACACAAAACCCGCTGGAGCAGGAAGGCACTTATCCGCTCCCGGAAGCACAACTAGATCGTTTTATGCTGCATCTTGAGCTTGATTATCCATCAGCTATTGATGAATTAAGCATTCTGCGGCTAAACCACGCAGAGAGCAGAGTTGAAAGCAACCCTACTCCACCACAATTAACGCAACTGCAAATTTTTGCGGCGCGCCAATATGCCTTGCAGGTGATTGCGGCAGCACCAATCGAAAATTATATCGTGAACTTAGCTACCGCCACCCGACATCCACAAGCATATGACCCCGATCTGGCTCGCTGGCTTGCATATGGTGTCAGCCCTCGCTCTAGCATTGCTTTATTGCGTTGTGCTCGGGTCAGAGCATGGCTGGCTGGGCGTAATTATGTCACGCCAGAAGACATACAATATTGCATCTACCCAGTAATGCGGCATCGTCTCATGTTGACGGTAGAAGCAGAAGCCGATGGTATTACGACAAAAGATGTCATTTCGCTGTTATTACAGAAGGTTGTCGTTGCATGA
- the ihfA gene encoding integration host factor subunit alpha has protein sequence MALTKADIAEHLFTELGISKRDSKELVETFFEDIRLALETGEQVKISGFGNFELRTKNQRPGRNPKTGEDIPITARRVVTFRPGQKLKSRVEHARPVDDDSDGGDE, from the coding sequence ATGGCCTTGACCAAAGCCGATATTGCAGAACATCTTTTTACTGAGTTGGGTATAAGCAAACGTGACTCCAAAGAACTGGTAGAAACGTTTTTTGAGGATATCCGACTGGCCCTTGAAACTGGCGAGCAAGTGAAAATATCTGGCTTTGGTAATTTCGAACTCCGGACGAAAAACCAACGTCCGGGGCGAAATCCGAAAACAGGCGAAGATATTCCAATCACTGCAAGACGAGTAGTAACCTTCCGTCCTGGACAGAAGCTGAAATCCCGGGTTGAGCATGCAAGACCTGTGGATGATGATAGTGACGGTGGTGATGAATAA
- the dsbB gene encoding disulfide bond formation protein DsbB: protein MIAFIRTLTQNRIAWAILLGSTLFLELCGMFFQHVMGLQPCVMCIYQRVAILGIMAGAAIGFINPKNFFLRWSSLLLWAYSSVQGLRLALRHTDIQIHPSPFNTCDLFVSFPQWLPLNKWAPWFFNATGECSEIQWQFLSWTMPQWLIVAFGIYTVCSFIIIAGNLIKGRCCG, encoded by the coding sequence ATGATTGCGTTCATTCGAACTCTGACACAAAACCGTATTGCATGGGCTATTTTGCTGGGCTCTACGCTATTTCTTGAATTATGCGGTATGTTTTTTCAGCATGTGATGGGGTTACAACCTTGTGTCATGTGCATTTATCAGCGGGTAGCTATTCTGGGTATTATGGCAGGTGCCGCTATCGGGTTTATTAATCCTAAAAACTTTTTCCTACGTTGGAGCAGCTTATTGCTCTGGGCCTATTCATCTGTTCAAGGTTTGCGCTTAGCTTTACGCCATACCGACATCCAGATTCATCCGTCTCCATTTAACACTTGCGATTTGTTTGTTAGCTTCCCACAATGGTTACCTCTTAATAAATGGGCACCGTGGTTTTTTAATGCAACAGGCGAGTGTTCTGAAATTCAGTGGCAGTTCCTTTCGTGGACTATGCCACAATGGCTCATAGTTGCATTTGGAATTTATACTGTGTGTAGCTTTATTATCATCGCAGGAAATTTAATCAAAGGACGATGCTGTGGATAA
- a CDS encoding VWA domain-containing protein has product MTDIIFLRPYFFILFLPLFVMFYFSSTRKIKQQSYISAHLLAVMIKSEPHKSKINISLVLFLFACLIVIALAGPATPQKTVLTKSNMNTVILLGMDKTMHADDLKPSRLALTKQKLIAFLEKDKTTNTALIAFAGTTHIISPFTDDHTTLIHFINALNPEVMPKSGSNVPDAVKLANSLITQLKPNSQVRILLVTDQLTVLQSEKIVTSMKNFSWPIDIVFVGTPTGSVVPLPEGGLLRTPAGQLIVAKTPLTVLKEAAEKLHGNIVDINSFDKYAIINTEKKSQKSQNEIVIYNELGYFVVIPLLFMCLLFRRGYILCVLFLISTPHYSFAKDTALDLYEKGKYQQAADSFHDFLWKGNAMYRMGKFDTAIIFYEKINTDVSNYNRGNALAHIGKIKEAILAYSQALQLNPNLKEAKDNKNILEAWLKTQIPENKEDEAITALQNKSENIEKALSFLKALPEEPGDLMQKRLQLQQKNKSD; this is encoded by the coding sequence ATGACTGACATTATCTTCCTGAGACCTTATTTTTTTATCCTTTTCCTCCCGCTATTTGTTATGTTTTATTTCTCATCCACTCGAAAAATAAAACAGCAAAGCTATATTTCAGCTCATTTACTTGCTGTAATGATAAAAAGTGAACCACATAAATCTAAAATAAATATTTCTTTAGTTCTGTTTTTATTCGCTTGTTTGATTGTTATTGCACTTGCGGGCCCAGCAACACCGCAAAAAACAGTGTTAACAAAATCAAATATGAATACTGTCATTTTGCTTGGTATGGATAAAACCATGCATGCTGATGATCTAAAACCATCACGATTAGCACTAACCAAACAAAAACTGATCGCATTTCTGGAAAAAGACAAAACGACTAATACAGCATTGATAGCTTTTGCGGGTACGACACATATCATTTCACCATTTACCGACGACCATACAACATTGATTCATTTTATTAACGCACTTAACCCTGAAGTTATGCCAAAATCGGGTTCTAATGTGCCAGATGCGGTAAAGCTTGCTAACTCTCTTATAACCCAATTGAAACCAAACAGCCAAGTCAGAATTTTACTGGTGACAGATCAGCTGACCGTATTGCAATCTGAAAAAATTGTCACCAGCATGAAAAATTTTAGCTGGCCAATAGATATTGTATTCGTTGGCACCCCAACAGGCTCTGTCGTTCCATTGCCTGAAGGCGGATTATTACGTACACCTGCAGGACAATTAATTGTCGCGAAAACACCCTTGACCGTATTAAAAGAAGCCGCCGAAAAGTTGCATGGAAATATAGTAGACATAAATAGTTTCGATAAATACGCCATCATTAACACAGAAAAAAAATCTCAAAAATCACAAAATGAAATCGTCATTTATAATGAATTAGGATATTTCGTAGTTATCCCATTACTATTTATGTGCCTATTATTTCGACGAGGATATATCCTCTGTGTCTTGTTTTTAATTTCAACGCCTCATTATTCTTTTGCTAAAGATACTGCTTTAGACTTGTATGAGAAAGGCAAATACCAACAAGCAGCCGACAGTTTCCATGATTTTCTTTGGAAAGGAAATGCTATGTATCGTATGGGGAAATTCGATACTGCTATTATTTTTTATGAAAAAATAAACACTGATGTATCGAATTATAATCGAGGTAATGCATTAGCTCATATAGGCAAGATAAAAGAAGCGATTTTGGCTTATAGCCAAGCATTACAACTCAACCCAAACCTGAAAGAAGCGAAAGACAATAAAAATATTCTTGAAGCTTGGCTTAAAACGCAAATACCCGAAAATAAAGAAGATGAAGCGATTACTGCATTACAGAATAAATCAGAAAACATTGAGAAAGCACTTAGTTTTTTGAAAGCCTTACCGGAAGAACCTGGCGATCTCATGCAAAAAAGATTACAACTACAACAAAAGAACAAGTCTGACTAG
- a CDS encoding DUF4381 domain-containing protein, with protein MTAPLEQLHDILPGPQLNELDNQNIVLISATLCTILFLILFYRLWPRYKFYWRLKRELRVIIKKHPDNCVPAINLLLKKIASHFWVREQFAGLHTIEWLKFLDKNSSCQFSRFSEKWENWSYSNSSLSNQEKKAIIRECKRWFRHVRNRRPL; from the coding sequence ATGACAGCACCACTTGAACAACTGCATGATATTTTGCCTGGGCCACAATTGAATGAGCTCGACAACCAAAACATTGTTCTAATTTCGGCTACGCTGTGCACAATATTGTTTCTTATTCTCTTTTATAGATTGTGGCCTCGTTATAAATTTTATTGGCGGCTAAAACGAGAACTACGTGTAATTATCAAAAAACACCCGGATAACTGTGTTCCGGCCATCAATTTATTACTAAAAAAAATCGCCAGCCATTTTTGGGTTCGAGAGCAATTTGCTGGTTTACACACAATTGAATGGCTCAAATTCCTTGATAAAAACTCATCTTGCCAATTTTCACGTTTCTCCGAAAAGTGGGAAAATTGGTCTTACTCCAATTCCTCTCTTTCGAACCAAGAGAAAAAAGCTATTATTCGCGAATGCAAGCGTTGGTTTAGACATGTGCGCAACCGGAGACCGTTATGA
- the cbl gene encoding HTH-type transcriptional regulator Cbl has protein sequence MNFQQLKIIREAARSHFNLTEVANVLYTSQSGVSRHIKELEDELGVELFIRRGKRLLGMTEPGKALLTMAERILTEAANIRRLADNFANSDKGRLHVATTHTQARYALPGIIKEFRTHYPQVQLVLHQGSPSEIVSMILNGETDIGLASEQLSETDAIAAFPYYSWHHTILVPRGHPLAELPEVTLDALSAWPLITYQTGLTGRAKVDAAFAYAGIEPDIVLSAQDSDVIKTYVELGMGVGILADMAIDTVKDSNLVRLNAEHLFSANTVWFGLKKGKLQPNFAWRFLQLCNPSLSISDIQAQVFSTEDNSALHYEI, from the coding sequence TTGAACTTCCAACAATTAAAAATAATCCGTGAGGCTGCCCGCAGTCACTTTAACTTAACTGAAGTGGCTAATGTGCTATATACCTCGCAGTCAGGTGTTAGTCGACATATTAAAGAGCTGGAAGATGAGCTGGGTGTAGAATTATTTATTCGTCGAGGCAAACGTTTATTAGGCATGACGGAGCCGGGTAAAGCACTTTTGACGATGGCAGAACGGATTTTAACTGAGGCTGCTAATATCCGCCGGTTAGCCGATAATTTTGCTAACAGTGATAAAGGCCGTTTGCATGTCGCGACCACTCATACTCAGGCGAGATACGCGTTACCCGGTATTATCAAAGAATTTCGAACCCATTACCCGCAAGTGCAATTAGTTTTACATCAGGGTAGCCCAAGTGAAATCGTGTCGATGATCTTAAACGGGGAAACAGATATTGGGCTTGCCAGCGAACAACTGTCTGAAACAGATGCGATTGCTGCATTTCCATATTACAGCTGGCATCACACGATTTTAGTGCCGCGAGGACATCCCTTGGCTGAGTTGCCCGAGGTAACGTTAGACGCACTCAGTGCCTGGCCGTTGATCACTTATCAGACCGGTTTGACGGGGCGAGCCAAAGTAGACGCGGCATTTGCCTACGCCGGTATCGAGCCTGATATTGTATTAAGTGCGCAGGATTCAGATGTCATTAAAACCTATGTTGAGCTCGGTATGGGTGTTGGTATTTTGGCCGATATGGCGATTGATACCGTAAAAGACAGCAATTTAGTTCGCCTAAATGCGGAGCATTTATTTTCTGCAAATACTGTTTGGTTTGGTTTGAAAAAGGGCAAATTGCAGCCTAATTTTGCATGGCGTTTTCTGCAGTTATGCAACCCGTCGTTATCTATCAGTGATATTCAGGCACAGGTATTCTCGACAGAAGATAATAGTGCACTGCACTACGAAATTTAA
- a CDS encoding VWA domain-containing protein has product MISFAWPWFACVLPLPLLAFWFVKAKKNQHIIINAPTLPFLANNVVGNTTRHRFAQTLLIISWCLLILTLTRPQWLDTPVVQTSPSRDLLLAVDVSYSMQIKDMTLNGQSIGRLDMVKSYLQSFVKQRQGDRVGVILFADHAYLMIPFTQDLQATGQLLDEVNVGLAGKFTAIGEAITLAVKRTLHEPFKSKTLILLSDGRDTVNTISPIDAAGLAKASGLKIYTVGIGADPTETESQSDLDETTLEQIAQITGGQYFRARSEQDLSEIYQQINLIEPLSLKTVTYQPYIELLMWPLSCLLLVIAMLLWVLRND; this is encoded by the coding sequence ATGATTAGTTTTGCCTGGCCATGGTTTGCCTGTGTATTACCCCTACCCTTACTGGCTTTTTGGTTCGTTAAAGCAAAGAAAAATCAGCATATTATTATTAATGCACCCACATTACCTTTTCTTGCAAATAATGTTGTGGGAAATACAACACGCCATCGCTTTGCACAAACATTATTAATTATTAGTTGGTGTTTATTAATATTGACGCTGACGCGCCCACAATGGCTGGATACCCCGGTTGTGCAAACATCGCCATCTCGAGATTTATTGCTGGCGGTTGATGTGTCATACAGCATGCAAATCAAAGATATGACATTAAATGGCCAATCGATTGGGCGGTTGGATATGGTGAAATCGTATTTACAATCGTTTGTAAAACAACGTCAAGGAGATCGAGTTGGTGTTATCTTGTTTGCAGATCATGCTTACCTGATGATCCCATTCACTCAAGATCTGCAAGCGACCGGACAATTGCTCGATGAGGTAAATGTGGGTCTTGCAGGCAAATTCACTGCTATAGGGGAAGCCATTACTCTTGCAGTGAAAAGAACTTTGCATGAGCCATTCAAAAGTAAGACATTAATTTTACTTAGTGATGGACGTGACACCGTTAATACTATCTCGCCTATTGATGCTGCTGGTTTAGCTAAAGCCAGTGGATTAAAAATTTATACCGTAGGTATCGGCGCTGACCCAACAGAAACAGAAAGCCAAAGTGACTTAGATGAAACAACGCTGGAACAAATTGCACAAATAACAGGTGGGCAGTATTTCAGGGCTCGCAGTGAACAAGATCTGTCAGAAATATATCAACAGATTAACCTTATTGAGCCATTATCTTTAAAAACAGTTACTTATCAACCATACATAGAATTACTGATGTGGCCACTCTCCTGCCTTTTACTAGTCATCGCGATGTTGCTCTGGGTATTAAGAAATGACTGA
- a CDS encoding BatD family protein produces MKLSRYSLYSLAVLWCSSALAVQITGNVDVQTLSLGDSLTYTLTADANLNDDALDIRPLFKDFIIGNLQITHSSTTKTSWTIPLQPVSAGEITIPALKIADGESQPIAITVNDANSNQIANTEQSSQEQTEAPQPVHLLESQISAESAYKDELLTYTVTMAKRADPENRPPVIPQIEGLKIIPVGDPVEDKEIFADHYQETLAYNYIVIPEKTGTLTLPGATLASDNKQISDEHIIEIKSMPSSFHGTKNEWLPSAGITIEDRWEPQTSYAKTGQPLTRTITLTGINNVSEQLPDIPTPAITDVKVYRDSEKNEQQYQNGMLISKKTIKQVFVPEKNITFVIPAISLNWWNTISDRPQIASLDERKFMASIIATNTKPVASSAATIKTSSNVEMWRILLPKILFIAGGIIALLTPILAILWYYRKALRMRYERYQLWKTLKRCCLTNDPLLAYQALLVWASQRCAQPFTCLEQLPFYTQVKAELDELQMACFSVATKEWNGRKLLRQLAHISIVKPAPKSATDKFDEFSC; encoded by the coding sequence GTGAAATTATCTCGCTACTCTTTATATAGCTTAGCCGTTCTGTGGTGTTCATCAGCCTTAGCGGTTCAAATCACCGGTAATGTCGATGTACAGACTTTATCTCTGGGCGACAGCCTTACATATACGCTAACTGCGGATGCAAATCTCAATGATGATGCGCTTGATATCCGACCGCTATTTAAAGATTTCATCATTGGTAATTTGCAAATTACGCACTCATCCACAACAAAAACCAGTTGGACCATTCCTTTACAACCTGTATCTGCTGGCGAAATTACGATTCCGGCATTAAAGATCGCTGATGGCGAATCTCAACCTATTGCTATTACAGTCAATGACGCCAATTCAAATCAGATTGCAAATACGGAGCAATCATCACAAGAACAAACAGAAGCACCACAACCTGTTCATTTATTAGAAAGCCAGATCAGCGCTGAAAGTGCATACAAAGATGAATTGCTCACTTACACAGTAACCATGGCTAAAAGAGCTGATCCGGAAAATAGACCGCCTGTTATTCCGCAAATAGAGGGATTAAAGATTATACCGGTGGGAGATCCCGTTGAAGATAAAGAAATATTTGCAGATCACTATCAGGAAACTCTGGCATATAACTACATCGTTATTCCAGAAAAAACAGGCACATTAACACTGCCTGGTGCCACACTGGCTTCCGATAATAAACAGATTTCAGATGAACACATTATCGAAATTAAATCGATGCCCTCTTCTTTTCATGGGACAAAAAACGAGTGGTTACCAAGCGCAGGCATTACCATTGAAGATAGATGGGAGCCGCAAACGAGCTATGCCAAAACCGGTCAGCCATTAACCCGGACTATCACGCTGACAGGAATTAATAATGTTTCTGAGCAACTCCCGGATATACCAACTCCTGCTATTACTGATGTAAAGGTGTACCGTGATAGCGAGAAAAATGAACAGCAGTACCAAAATGGTATGCTGATCAGCAAAAAAACCATTAAGCAGGTTTTTGTTCCAGAAAAAAATATTACTTTCGTGATACCGGCAATAAGTTTGAATTGGTGGAATACGATTAGTGATCGACCACAAATTGCATCGCTGGATGAACGTAAATTTATGGCATCTATCATTGCAACTAATACGAAGCCTGTAGCAAGTTCTGCGGCAACAATAAAAACATCATCAAATGTAGAGATGTGGCGCATTTTATTGCCAAAGATACTCTTTATTGCAGGAGGCATAATTGCACTACTGACGCCCATTCTGGCAATTCTCTGGTATTACAGAAAAGCGCTTCGTATGCGTTATGAACGCTATCAATTATGGAAAACGCTCAAACGTTGCTGCCTGACAAATGATCCGCTTTTAGCTTATCAGGCGTTATTAGTCTGGGCATCGCAACGTTGTGCTCAACCCTTCACTTGCCTTGAACAATTACCTTTTTATACTCAGGTGAAAGCTGAACTGGATGAATTACAGATGGCTTGCTTTAGTGTGGCAACAAAAGAATGGAACGGCAGAAAATTACTTCGTCAATTAGCTCATATATCTATAGTTAAACCAGCACCAAAATCGGCTACTGATAAATTTGACGAATTTAGCTGTTGA
- a CDS encoding sulfate ABC transporter substrate-binding protein — protein MKNIQLSVLGLTIALAAQSVMAGEVKLLNVSYDPTRELYQEYNQAFSKFWQKQHGDTVAVSQSHGGSGKQARAVIDGLEADVVTLALGSDIDAVAKQGLVPDDWEKKFDNHAAPYTSTIVFLVRKGNPKNIKDWDDLVRPGVEVITPNPKTSGGARWNYLAAWGYALKKTGNEQGARDYISKLFSNVKVLDSGARGATTSFVERGLGDVLIAWENEAYLSLNELGKGQFELVTPSVSILAEPPVAVVEKVAKKHGTEEVAKAYLQHLYSKEGQRIAAKNYYRPIDPEVAKETAKNFAPVKLFTIRELEGEWKTAQKRHFATGGTFDQLYKPGQ, from the coding sequence ATGAAAAATATCCAATTGTCTGTTTTAGGTTTAACGATTGCACTGGCAGCACAATCAGTAATGGCGGGTGAAGTGAAATTGTTAAACGTTTCTTATGATCCGACCCGTGAGTTGTATCAGGAATATAATCAGGCCTTTTCTAAATTCTGGCAAAAGCAACATGGCGATACTGTAGCTGTTAGTCAATCTCATGGTGGCTCAGGTAAACAAGCTCGCGCTGTTATTGATGGTTTAGAAGCTGATGTAGTGACTCTGGCATTAGGCTCAGATATTGATGCTGTTGCTAAACAAGGTTTAGTTCCAGATGACTGGGAAAAGAAATTTGATAACCATGCAGCACCCTATACCTCAACGATCGTATTCCTAGTGCGTAAAGGCAACCCTAAAAATATTAAAGACTGGGATGATTTAGTTCGCCCTGGCGTCGAAGTTATTACTCCAAACCCTAAAACATCGGGTGGCGCACGCTGGAACTATCTGGCGGCCTGGGGATATGCATTAAAGAAAACAGGCAATGAACAAGGTGCACGCGATTACATTTCTAAATTGTTCAGCAATGTAAAAGTATTGGATTCCGGTGCCCGTGGTGCAACTACCAGCTTTGTGGAACGTGGTTTGGGTGATGTGCTGATTGCTTGGGAAAATGAAGCTTATCTCTCTTTGAATGAGTTAGGTAAAGGGCAATTTGAATTAGTAACGCCGTCAGTCTCAATTTTGGCTGAACCGCCAGTTGCTGTTGTAGAAAAAGTGGCGAAAAAACATGGTACTGAAGAGGTGGCGAAAGCCTACCTGCAACATTTGTACTCTAAAGAAGGCCAACGAATTGCAGCAAAAAATTACTATCGTCCAATTGACCCGGAAGTAGCTAAAGAAACCGCGAAAAATTTTGCGCCAGTTAAGTTATTTACCATTCGCGAGTTGGAAGGGGAATGGAAGACTGCACAGAAACGCCATTTTGCTACCGGTGGTACATTTGACCAGTTGTACAAACCAGGTCAGTAA
- a CDS encoding MFS transporter, which yields MSQDQILTDPPDNSSLYPPATQIRAGSVAFKHTNLAVFLGGFSTFWLLYWVQPILPLFARTFSLSPAASSTILSISTAALALSQLPSSFISDRFGRKPVMSCAMLLAAIMTLLTTFVPDYSSLLVLRLFAGIVLAGLPAVAMAYLAEEIEVISLGKSMGVYISGSAIGGMSGRLVTALAADYFSWHIAALIVGSVGLISAVVFWQKLPASQHFHARPLPFSQQGRRELKQAFITLLKDEGLPWLYASGFILMGCFVSLYNYIGFHLEAAPFNLRPSIIGGIFTLFLVGAVASAKAHRIAQKVGRYKALIGSMLMMLVALLLTFSPWLPVVVLGITMQTFAFFGGHTIASSWVGQRAGKTKALGASLYLSSYYLGSSVVGSISGLFWRYGEWRGVATALIFTLVITMSLTAYKLSRIPA from the coding sequence ATGTCACAAGATCAAATACTGACCGATCCCCCTGATAACTCTTCTTTGTACCCGCCAGCAACGCAAATTCGAGCTGGCTCCGTCGCTTTCAAACATACTAATCTGGCTGTTTTCCTCGGTGGTTTTTCTACGTTTTGGCTGCTGTATTGGGTTCAGCCAATACTCCCATTATTTGCCCGCACCTTCTCTTTATCGCCTGCCGCAAGCAGCACTATCTTATCTATTTCAACCGCCGCGCTGGCCTTGTCTCAGCTACCATCCAGTTTTATTTCTGACCGTTTCGGCCGAAAGCCTGTAATGAGTTGCGCCATGCTGCTCGCAGCTATAATGACATTACTGACAACTTTCGTACCCGATTACTCATCATTGCTTGTTTTACGTCTGTTCGCAGGCATTGTTCTCGCAGGCCTCCCCGCGGTTGCAATGGCTTATCTGGCCGAAGAAATTGAAGTAATTTCGTTGGGTAAATCCATGGGGGTCTATATTTCCGGCTCGGCGATTGGTGGAATGAGTGGCCGTTTAGTAACGGCATTGGCTGCTGACTATTTTTCATGGCATATCGCTGCATTAATCGTCGGTAGTGTCGGGTTGATCTCCGCAGTGGTGTTCTGGCAAAAATTACCCGCATCTCAGCATTTTCATGCTCGACCACTGCCATTTTCGCAACAAGGCCGTCGAGAATTAAAACAAGCGTTCATCACTTTGTTAAAAGATGAAGGGTTACCATGGTTATACGCCAGTGGCTTTATTTTGATGGGATGTTTTGTCAGTTTATATAACTACATTGGTTTTCATTTGGAAGCAGCCCCCTTTAACTTACGCCCCAGCATCATCGGCGGCATTTTTACATTATTCTTGGTTGGTGCGGTGGCATCAGCAAAAGCCCACCGTATCGCACAAAAAGTCGGCCGTTATAAAGCATTAATAGGCTCCATGCTGATGATGCTAGTTGCATTATTACTGACATTTTCACCTTGGTTACCGGTGGTTGTCTTAGGCATTACCATGCAAACATTTGCCTTTTTTGGTGGCCATACCATTGCCAGTAGCTGGGTCGGCCAGCGCGCAGGCAAAACCAAAGCCTTGGGGGCGTCGCTTTATCTGAGTAGTTACTATTTAGGCTCAAGCGTGGTGGGTTCAATATCTGGTTTGTTCTGGCGATATGGTGAATGGCGGGGTGTGGCAACCGCGTTGATTTTTACCTTAGTTATTACGATGTCACTAACTGCCTACAAGCTATCTCGCATTCCGGCTTAA
- a CDS encoding DUF58 domain-containing protein yields MKLNDGVTLTLDDLLAASVSGSRIAAQLSDGWRTGVHLSRKKGRGMEFAEVRPYMIGDDVRNMDWKITARTGKPHTKLYREERDRSVYILLDLSKEMYFGSRGQLKSRLASLVAAAVAWHALKNGDKIGGLILCGEQTFVQSPISHRKGVLLWLKQIVDSYNTGLHQPSISVEMTSSLTTLGNMLRPGARLVVISDFYRLSHKSFLMIRFLRKRHEVNLIQVYDALERQIEGDGILGVENAENMGFLLANDEFKHHYAKIAGFRQFELERKLCSYSKQLLTFDASKPLAEQL; encoded by the coding sequence ATGAAATTAAATGACGGCGTAACACTTACACTGGATGACTTATTAGCAGCGTCAGTAAGTGGAAGCCGTATTGCAGCGCAGCTTTCCGATGGTTGGCGAACTGGTGTTCATCTTTCCCGTAAAAAAGGACGCGGTATGGAATTCGCCGAGGTTCGTCCGTATATGATCGGTGACGATGTACGCAATATGGACTGGAAAATTACCGCCCGAACGGGAAAACCGCACACCAAGTTATACCGCGAAGAACGTGATCGTTCCGTATATATACTGCTGGATCTCTCTAAAGAGATGTATTTTGGTTCACGCGGCCAACTTAAATCCCGTTTAGCATCATTAGTCGCTGCTGCCGTTGCATGGCATGCACTGAAAAATGGCGACAAAATTGGCGGATTGATTTTGTGTGGAGAACAAACATTCGTTCAGTCTCCTATTAGCCATCGCAAAGGTGTTTTACTGTGGTTGAAACAAATTGTCGATAGCTACAACACCGGTCTCCACCAACCGTCTATTTCTGTGGAAATGACCAGTAGCCTGACTACTTTGGGTAATATGCTTAGACCAGGGGCCAGACTGGTGGTGATCAGTGACTTCTATCGTTTGTCTCATAAATCATTTTTAATGATCCGTTTTTTACGCAAACGACACGAAGTGAACTTAATCCAAGTTTATGATGCATTAGAACGACAAATTGAAGGTGATGGTATTTTAGGTGTCGAAAACGCTGAAAATATGGGTTTTTTATTAGCCAATGATGAGTTTAAACATCATTACGCCAAAATTGCTGGATTTCGCCAATTTGAATTAGAAAGAAAGTTGTGTAGCTATTCTAAACAATTATTAACTTTTGATGCATCAAAACCATTAGCAGAACAATTATAA